Below is a genomic region from Brassica oleracea var. oleracea cultivar TO1000 chromosome C9, BOL, whole genome shotgun sequence.
TGATGCCTTGGATGAATGCTTGATGATTCTTGATGTGGAAAAGCTGAGTATAGAAGAAGTGCATAAGATTGATTGGAAGTCCATGGATGAGAAGATGAAGAAGTGGATTCAAGCTATGAAGATCACTGTTAGGGTTCTTCTAGCTGGTGAGAAGAAGCTATGCGACGAGATTTTCAACGGTTCAGAGACTAGCAAAGAAGTTTGTTTCAACGAGACAACTAAAAGCTGTGTGATGCAGTTGTTGAACTTCGGAGAGGCTGTGGCTATAGGAAAGAGATCGTCGGAGAAGCTCTTTAGGATTCTTGATATGTATGACGCTTTGGCTAATGTGTCGCAGACTCTAGAGGTGATGGTCACTGACGATTTTGTGTGTAGTGAGACTAAAGGGGTCTTGGAAGCTTTAGGTAATGCTGCGAGAGGGACGTTTGTTGAGTTTGAGAATAATGTGAGGAACGAGACGTCAAAGAAACCGACGACAAACGGTGAGGTTCATCCCATGATACGTTATGTGATGAACTACATGAAACTGATTGTGGATTACGCGGCTACCTTAAATTCGCTTCTGGAGAACGATGAGTCAGATGGTTTATCCAGGGATGATGATACAGAGGAGATGTCCCCTCTTGCTAAACGAATGCTGATGTTGATTACGTGCTTAGAATCAAATCTGGAAGAGAAATCAAAGCTGTATGAGGACGGTGGGCTGCAGTATGTGTTCTTGATGAACAATATTCACTATGTTGTTCAGAAGGTGAAGGACTCTGAGCTGGGTAAACTCTTGGGTGACGATTGGGTTAGGAAACGAAGAGGACAGATACGTCAGTATTCTACTGGCTACCTCAGGGCTTCATGGAGCAAGGTGCTAGCTGCTTTGAGGGACGGTAGTATGGGTGGAGCCTCAAGTGGTAGCCCAAGTTATAGACAAAGAAGCAACAGTTCAAGTAGTGCCTCGAAGATGGCCTTAAAGGAGAGATTCAAAGGTTTCAATGCCAGTTTTGAAGAGATATACAGGCTTCAAACAGCTTGGAAGGTCCCGGATCCTCAACTTCGTGAAGAACTGAGAATATCAATACAAGAGAAAGTGATTATGGCTTACCGGGCTTTCTTTGGAAGGAACAAGAGTCAACTTGAAGGTGGTAGGCATGCGGGGAAGTACATAAAGTACACACCAGATGACCTGGAGAGTTACTTACCAGACCTATTCGAAGGAAATCAAATGGTAATTCACCCGAGAAGGAAAAGTTCTTAAGAGGAAGGCAGGCATTGGGAGATGACTCTGCTTGATGGAAGGATAATCTTATATGTATGAAAGATGACAGTGGTGGCAGCAGGTAATTTTATCAGTCAGGGGTTTTAAGTTTATATA
It encodes:
- the LOC106318400 gene encoding exocyst complex component EXO70B1, yielding MAATTTPAASISAGAGSNGGAEDRVLATAQQIVKSLNTPKEVREDMMLIFSSFDNRLSNIKTVMTDQNDALLARLEAAETIIHRWDGGNDSSRHSSSSSGNHRSSSFSLSFDGSPEEATEFLSAVDEIISLLVDLSSENKPDMVDRADSALQMAMSLLEDEFRRILIRNTVPLDAERLYGSMRRVTLSFADGDVTEDFENFGLVANGDGDGSGSGSRRRLFHERGGSIGCDLWVDLINPTAVEDLKEIAERMIRAGYEKECVQVYSTVRRDALDECLMILDVEKLSIEEVHKIDWKSMDEKMKKWIQAMKITVRVLLAGEKKLCDEIFNGSETSKEVCFNETTKSCVMQLLNFGEAVAIGKRSSEKLFRILDMYDALANVSQTLEVMVTDDFVCSETKGVLEALGNAARGTFVEFENNVRNETSKKPTTNGEVHPMIRYVMNYMKLIVDYAATLNSLLENDESDGLSRDDDTEEMSPLAKRMLMLITCLESNLEEKSKLYEDGGLQYVFLMNNIHYVVQKVKDSELGKLLGDDWVRKRRGQIRQYSTGYLRASWSKVLAALRDGSMGGASSGSPSYRQRSNSSSSASKMALKERFKGFNASFEEIYRLQTAWKVPDPQLREELRISIQEKVIMAYRAFFGRNKSQLEGGRHAGKYIKYTPDDLESYLPDLFEGNQMVIHPRRKSS